The sequence aattatatttcttgATGTTTGGATTTTCTTTGGACTTTctattttaaatgtttaataaaGAAAGGAATAGTTTTTATTTCACAAGATGTTGGCCTGAATAATTTagattattattatattttaaatagtaataatatttatttcctttttctttttaataatatttattactatttttatTCACAATTTTAAAGTAccaatttcttttatttgatGTTTTCTTTATAATGTCAAAAACTAGTTAGAAACCTTTTTTTATCATTGGTTATAATTTACAAATATTGTAAGAAACAGCACAAATTTCATATACTTCCTGATAAACTAAAAGttcttttataaaaatacaCTGATAAATCTAAATGATCTAAAATTAAGAGTATTACCCACAACTTTCTCTGCAcctatattttataaaatattaccTAAACATGTTGCACacaatttaatatagtttgcTGGAAAGGGAAATTGTTTTGGGCAATATTTCCTACACTATAGGTTATGACAGTTTTTGAGTGTTTTGTGGTTAGATGtataagtttttattttttttccataATTGTTAGACTTTATGTCAAAACTTTGTAGTTCCTTTCTGCTGTACGTACTGAGGCTTGCCGAAAACAAGTAACTAGTTTCGCCTCATGTATGTTTATTCAGAAACCCAGAAACTTTTCTCCTCTGACAGGTTGTGTGTGTTTGACTGTCGGAAAGCTACACTCCATTTGCTATTTGATGCAACttttatgtgggagtcaacaTTTAGCCCTCCATTGCCCGAAGGCAAAACGGGGGAAACTGAAACACCGAACAGCTGCCTGCAATTGAACCGTGCGCCCAGCACACTTgtaaaaacaagttaaatGTTAATTGTTCGCCAACAGACACGAACCGAAACTTTCCGCCAACCAAAAAAGGCACTTTCCCCTGCTGTTTTGGATGTGCTCCATTGGCAGCCTGTGGCTAATCGGTCCAATATAGCGAAATAATGCTGCTCAAGACAATATGGTGTTTTTCCTTAACGTTTAGTACCAAGTACTTATTTTGCCAGtttcagttataattttttatgttaCTTTGTTTTGGTAAATAGACCTTGACTTTATAGAGACAAATTTCCAAGGGCTTATCAGAAACCATTAAGTAAAAATCGTATTTAAACGAAATACAATCTGAGCTCTTATCAACTGTATTAAGAGTATCTATTACCTTTTTTTCCGGCCATTTCGCACGAAAACTACCAGGATCAAATAGCAAAACCGGTGGATGGCGGCGAGACTCAGAAATCCAACGATTCCCCAACTCCAAAGACCCATCGCGTGGAAGGTGGCCTCATCTATGTCCGTCCCAATTTCCCCATTCAGGGCGACATTGAAATCGAATTTATTGCAAAGGACGAAGCGTAAGTGAAACAACCAAGCTGAATTAGAGAAAAACAAACAATCCTAGGGTTATTACCGCCCCCCACAACCAATGATATCCAACGAATTCGCCCCACAGCACACGCAATCTCATACGAACGGCCATTGAGCGCAATGATTTCCTCAATAATCTAATGGACAAGGAGCGCAAAGAGATGGTTATCAATGCAATGGCCCCGGCCAGCTACAAGAAGCACAGCCTCATCATCCACGAGCACGAGGAGGGCTCCGAGATATATGTGTCCGCCGAGGGGCAGTACGATGTCATCCGTGGGGGCCAGCTGGTGGCCAACTTCGGACCGGCCACCGTCTTTGGCGAACTGGCCATCCTCTACAACGCCCCTCGACAGGCCACCATACAGGGTAAGTTCCTTGCTTTGTATTGGAAAAATATAagtacactgaaaaaaaatacCTAAGGATCAATGTTTATATTTGGAATCTGTTTTATCATTAAATAATGTTAAAGTGATATTGAGAATTAATATACTTAATATTGAGAAATGGTATTCAATAATGTTAACTTAATATTGAGAACTAGTatttcttaaataaatatacttgATATTAAGAAATTGTATTCAATAACGTTAACTTAATATTGAGAACTGGTATTTCTTGAATAAATATACTTGATATTAAGAAAGGGTATTCAATAATGTTAGCTTAATATTGAAAACTGGTATTTCTTGGAAATTCTCTTAAACCGCGAAAGAGAGAAAAGAGagaaaaacaagggagaacgctatagtcgagtacctcgactatcagatacccgttactcagctaaatggagatatgcaagcagcaaagcgagattaaaatgcgccacctaccggcggtatacagatttaagcgttatgggcgttagagtgggcgtggcaaagttttttttggatcaatcgataggtattgacgagaccaatacatttcagttaaaaatttttatctagcatgaaaattgtgggcgtcacagggttttgcggtttgtgggcgttaaagtgggcgtggcaaacttttttttggtcaatcgataggtattgatgagaacattatattcagttaaaattttctatctagcatcaaaactgtaggagccacagttttgggcggtttgtgggcgttagagtgggcgtggcagtctactgaaacaaacttgcgctgcgtaggaagctcaggaatctgcacgccaaatctcaatagcctagctcccatagtttccgagatctcagcgttcatccggacagacggacagacggacagacggacatggctagatcgactcggctagtgatcctgatcaagaatatatatactttgtggggtcggaaacgcttccttctgcctgttacatactttccgacgaatctagtatacccttttactctacgagtaacgggtataattactcTGAGTAAGAGACAGCCATATTTAAAACTCTCAGAAATCAAAAAGAGATCAAAAAAGCGAACTGCATTTCTTACAAATGATATCCTATAATATCTTATCGACATTTTTCTCTGTGTTCTTGAAATACAACTCCGTTGGGATTTATCCTTTCTAGCTGCCACCGATGCACGCGTTTGGAAAATCACACGCGAAACCTTCCGGGCCATCATGCAAATCTCTGGCTCCAGGGAGCGCGAGGAGAACCTTCAGTTCCTGCGGTCGGCACCGTTTTTACAGGAATTCGACCAGAGTCTGCTGCTCAAAGTCGTAGATCTTCTGCAAAGGGTAATAAGTCAGCCCGGCTATCGATAGATGCCCCCAACTCAATTACTCCATTGTATTCCAGAAATTCTACGAGACCGACAGCTGTATAGTGCGCGAAGGCGAGGTGGGCAACGAGTTCTATATCATTCGGTGCGGAACCGTGACCATAAAGAAGCGGGATGAGCAGCAGCAAGAGCAGATTGTGGCCAAGCGGAAGCGGGGGGACTACTTCGGGGAGCAGGCCCTATTGAACGCGGATGTGCGACAGGCCAGTGTTTATGCCGATGCTCCGGGCACTGAGGTGCTAATGCTGGACAGAGAGTGAGTACCAAATACAATCGATATTTGGCGGTATTAATTGTCATACTTGAAAAAAATTGAGGTAGAGGAATAAAAATGACTTATTATAAACAATAATACGCAAGGAAACTAACTAATATTATTGAATTTTAACAGcttaaaacaaatatttaagtcTACACCCAATTGAAAATATCCCCTGAACTCTAGAAATTCGATTTCATAGGGGACATgatttttctaatttttttctaaaataagAACATACATTATACAAGTTTTCTACTCCTAGAGACATTTTTCAAATATAGTAAATTTACTATACATTTACATATTGTCCATATTAAAGTCGAATTCCGAAAACTCAgggcaaatatttaaataataaatcttAACCCAAACTAATAAACCCTTCCTATAATAACCAAAAATAAGTATCTTTAAGATAGTTATCAGAAATGATGATCCCTTTAATAATACGGATTCATTTAAATTTgtgcaattttttacatctgttttattatattttccatGATTAGAGCTTTCATAAGTTACTTGGGAACCATTAAACAGCTGCGCGAGAAGCCCAGCAGCCAGCGGAGCGATACGAGCGGTCGATCTAGTAACAAGTCCCTGGAATTCGACAACGAATACTCCCAGGTGGCCATCTCTGAACTGAAGAAGATAGCCACTCTGGGCTGCGGGGCCTTTGGCCGCGTGGATCTGGTGGCTCTCGGCCAACAGGCTCTAGCTTTGAAGATCATCAAAAAAATCGAGGTGGTCAAACAAGATCAAATAGAGCACGTTTACAACGAGAAGAACGTAATGATTAAGTGCCGCCATTCGCCCTTCATAGTACAGTGAGTCGTAACTCAGGCACTTAACTTCGCCCGATactaaatgttattttatttcagaCTCTACCGCACGTACCGCAATGACAAATACGTTTACTTCCTAATGGAGGCGTGCATGGGCGGTGATGTATGGACGGTGATGTCAAAGCGCCAGTATTTCGATGAGAAGACCGCTAAATTTATAGCGGGCTGTGTCGTCGAGGCCTTCGATTACTTGCACTCGCACAACTTCATTTACAGAGACTTGAAACCCGAGAACCTGATGCTGGGCACGGATGGCTACTGCAAATTGGTAAGGAGAACATGAAATAATAGTCCAAGACTCTCTAAatgtttgaaaattttttaacaaagGTTTTAAAATCTGACTACTGAATATTTGAGGTTTTAAAACCCATTTTTAGCGTCATATCTTTAGACACCTTTTAGTACTTCTTTACATTACTCAAAAAAGCATATAAAAGTGGTCTCTATATTTGAGAATTTACGGAACCCTTTTTacgcatacttttagacattttttaaaatagataaacaattaaaatttttttttaaatctctCTTAAAAATCTATAACTTATCACTCTCTTAACTTTATCACTTTAaaaagtgtctaaaagtaggCTACTACACGTTTGCTATCTTTTAATAGCGTGTAAAAGTACCTAAGATTCTATATAGTTGTGGTGGAGGAAGTTTTTTTTGTTACTGCATACTTCTAGACACCTCTCTAAGAATTGAAACCTTTGGTCATTTAAAATCTTTAAGGATTTCGAACTACTTAAAATGATGCCTAAAAAATTTGAGGAAAATGTATCTTAGTATTTTCTGATTTAAACTATATaacattaaataattttagatTTAAAAGTGCTGAAATTTCTGTATCATTGTACCATTTCTGTAATTCTTTGTTGTTTCTAGGTTGATTTTGGGTTTGCCAAGTTTGTGCGGCACAATGAGAAGACCAATACGTTCGCCGGAACTCCGGAGTATGTGGCTCCTGAGATAATCCTGGATCGTGGTCACGACCGAGCCGTTGACTACTGGGCGTTGGGAATTCTAGTGTACGAACTGCTTGTGGGTAAAACCCCTTTCAGGGGCGTTAACCAGATCAAGATCTATCAACAAATCCTCAGTGGCATCGACGTTATCCACATGCCATCGCGAATCCCCAAGTCAGCCCAGCATTTGGTCCGGCATCTCTGCAAACAACTCCCGGCTGAAAGACTTGGATACCAACGCAAGGGAATCGCCGATATCAAGCGGCACAGCTGGTTCGAAAGTCTGGATTGGCAGCGACTGAAACTCAAGCAATTGCCCTCCCCCATCAAGAGACCCCTGAAAAGTTGGACAGACCTGCAATATTTTGGGCCATCGGGTGTGGAAAACGACTACGAACCACCGGAGGAATTGAGCGGTTGGGATAAAGACTTTTAAAGCTGAGCAGTAAATTATGTACAATTTCGGATATTAGTTTAAAGTTTTTCTTTGTAATTTTGGGTATTACCCACGTAGCAGCCATAACAACCTCGTATTAATTACTAGCTTCGAAAATAAGTCCTATTAACcatttgttacatattttattcTAATGCTAAGAGCTGTAGTTGTAAGATGTAAAGTACACTTTAAATTGACTAAATTAAACATGAACAATTATATCACCAATTTGTAAAAAGTCTTGGGTTGGGTAGCCCATCACATATTCAAGTAAGTTCTTTGAGTACCTTTCAATGGTAATAGCTTTGACCTTTCAAATGACTCGTTTTCAACATTTCTTTTGAAGCATTCGACAACTTACTTGCTTTGAAAGTCAACATAGACTGCTTGGGCAGCTGGGCccgaaggtttatttgtactCGCGGCATCAATTAGAACCGCAAGCTGGTTTTCTTTGGCTTTCACCGGCACACACCACAGGTAAGtaaacaaattcaatttagCCATTCCTTTCCATTCCCCTCACTGCTTGCCAACTGCAATTCCACAAAGTTGCGAAATATAAGACCACTTTGTCTCCAGCAGGGAGATCCCTTAGTTATACAACCTAACTTATTGTGACGCTCCCGCCTTGTTTGGCTACATACTAGCCTTTATCATCGCCATCAATATCAATGTAGTTCGCtttgtcctgtctgtcctgaaTACATCATCATTTGTAAGGGGGTTTCATCACCTACTATGGCCTTGTTGTTTTCCATATTACTAGCAGAGTCTTAATGCAGTTTTGAGACTCACAATCAAATTTACAACGCCATATTGCGTTTATTGAAACTACTAGCTATACAGTTTGTTGCACAGTTGTTTGTCTATAAAGTCGAATCTCTATAAAAAgagtctaaaagtatgccataatATATTTGATGTGCATCAGTTCTAAGGATAATTGGCATAAAGCAACTGCCCTACACAGCATTTTTGTAGGCACCTTTTCCAGAGAACTTAGAGATCTTTAAATTTCTTTACATTCAAACTTAGTTTAATCATTTTGCAATGATCGATCAAATCGATCGATCAAAATGACAAAATAATATGTAAAATACATTGTGACTTaatctctttaaaaaaaaaaaatggtctaaaagtatgcaacaatatatttggtGTACAAAACTCctaaaaattaatattcaaatatttttacagcatacttttaggcacttATTGAAGAGGTTTCAAACCTCTATAGATTTCTTTCACTTCACCGATTAAATCACATAACTATGTAGAAAATTAGGCAAATTGAAAACTTCAATCAAGCACCATGGTTAATTTAAAACCCTATAGACCATGTCCAATCATTCGTAACACAGATACTTTTAAGAAGACAAATCAATTGAAATTCCGTTCAGTAAAGGGGAACGAAAACCCAATTTAATTTGAGCTACGAATAGGGAAAGTTGAAATAATCTGGGCAGCAAACGTGCATGGCGAACAACATGGTTAATCAATAATTTAGTATGCTGCGAAATGGTCAATGGATGAAAGAAAGTTCGGCGGCATAGAATGGGACCTTTTTTACCGCCATAGACATTCGCACTcatttaacaattttacgCTTCGTTTAAGAACCGTAAGAGGGATTGCCTGGGACCAGAAAAGAGTTCTTTGATTCCCGGGAATtctgtatatttttttttcgttttcgttttctGCGGGCCCAAAGTTTGTGGGGAAATAAAAAGGCATTTGCATGGCTTTCTTAGTTAACCTTTTTCCACCAGTCGACAGTCGTCAGCGCCATCATTTTGCTGGGTAAACTAAACGACGGCGGTTTTCCTGAGACCCCCTTCAGCACACCTCTTCTCAATTTTCCTACGCTTTTCCGTTGCCAGTTGAGCGCGCACAGTTTTCCCAACGGAAATGATGACATTTCGTCTAACTTTGTCGCCGCGGTGTGCAGTCGCATAGAAATTCTGGAGGTGTCGAAGAAATGCCACATTCCGTACTGTGGGACAGTTGCGAAATgaaaattttcactttttttccAAGGCGGTAGCGGAAATTGTTGAAATGTTCCCCAGTTCCTGTTGGCTGCGGCCAAAATTGAAATTGTGACCAAATGTTTTTCGCCAACGCTTTTTATTGATTTCCCCCACATACACTTACGAGTATTTTTCCATTTCGCCCCGGCGGAAGGAAGGTAGCAAAATGTTATTATCAATTATCATTTATTATTGCGGGGCATTTTTTCGCTTCGACGATTATATTTTCCTTTCCTTTGTGGCCATTTCCTTGGtaaggtttttgtttttcgtgTGTCTTACTTGTTTCACAAGTCATAACGACCTGATCGATGGTGTTTTTTGTGGGTTATTTTTGGGAATATTCGCTAGCATATTGTACATATCCGCTGATTGTGGCTTGAATTGTCTTTTGTTTTCAGCGCCAGACAGTCGAGCTTAAATCTGTTTTGACTAGCCAAATGGATATTTGTTTAAAGCCATTTCATAGCGAGTTCCATTCCAAGAAACTTTTACCATTCTACAGAATTACCAAACCCGTTGGtaccgaaaataaataaacatagaCATGTTCTGCTCATATTGTTTAATGTTGTTTTATCAACTTTGCTTTTTTATATACACGTTCAACAAGGGTTTCGCAAATTCAAGTTTGTGTATATAAGGCGAAATGAGGTTTGAGAATCTAATATATGCATGGCAATACAAGTCGACAGCTGCTGAGCAAATTTATATTGCCCGTATTTATGAAAGTCTTTTGCAAACCGTCCATACAAATGCAAATTCTACGGCTGCCTTTTCAAGGCGGGgctttaaactaaaattagaCCCTAATCAATGTAACTATTGTTTACTTTATACACAACATCTGGCGAAAGGGACAGTATTGTGTCTAGCTGCAGGCACTGAATATCTTGAACATTTTTACTCGATTTTCCCATTTGAAAATTGAAAGTTTTGTTTGTCCAATTTAAAAGGGGATATCTGAAAAGCTGACAAAGTTTGTCAAATCGGATTTGATAGTCTGTTCACACACATCGCATCATTCCAAAAATGATGTGGGACGTTTACACTACATGTGCAGTATCATTACGTAAGAGTTTTTTCGTCGTTCTAGAAAATTAGCATTT is a genomic window of Drosophila suzukii chromosome 2L, CBGP_Dsuzu_IsoJpt1.0, whole genome shotgun sequence containing:
- the LOC108017856 gene encoding cGMP-dependent protein kinase 1 isoform X2, with the protein product MACFPRLFHHRSKNKFTPAQDENTDTILNTQDSPVQIGLYIRREEKPLYSPIVTPSASEELSDRQTDDTLSWQSSDANNNNSSGGSGSSSPAAINGQLTNGVLPQDQKEPPRAKSSASLSLNYLAKSQSQNQLQIPPQPDNQRRRRVSTMPDINIPPAPPLPPELLVPGTPLHLRKKRSVERSQDLLQDASNSRDQIAKPVDGGETQKSNDSPTPKTHRVEGGLIYVRPNFPIQGDIEIEFIAKDEATRNLIRTAIERNDFLNNLMDKERKEMVINAMAPASYKKHSLIIHEHEEGSEIYVSAEGQYDVIRGGQLVANFGPATVFGELAILYNAPRQATIQAATDARVWKITRETFRAIMQISGSREREENLQFLRSAPFLQEFDQSLLLKVVDLLQRKFYETDSCIVREGEVGNEFYIIRCGTVTIKKRDEQQQEQIVAKRKRGDYFGEQALLNADVRQASVYADAPGTEVLMLDREAFISYLGTIKQLREKPSSQRSDTSGRSSNKSLEFDNEYSQVAISELKKIATLGCGAFGRVDLVALGQQALALKIIKKIEVVKQDQIEHVYNEKNVMIKCRHSPFIVQLYRTYRNDKYVYFLMEACMGGDVWTVMSKRQYFDEKTAKFIAGCVVEAFDYLHSHNFIYRDLKPENLMLGTDGYCKLVDFGFAKFVRHNEKTNTFAGTPEYVAPEIILDRGHDRAVDYWALGILVYELLVGKTPFRGVNQIKIYQQILSGIDVIHMPSRIPKSAQHLVRHLCKQLPAERLGYQRKGIADIKRHSWFESLDWQRLKLKQLPSPIKRPLKSWTDLQYFGPSGVENDYEPPEELSGWDKDF
- the LOC108017856 gene encoding cGMP-dependent protein kinase 1 isoform X1, with product MACFPRLFHHRSKNKFTPAQDENTDTILNTQDSPVQIGLYIRREEKPLYSPIVTPSASEAKLQRLRQQSPGSPPSLLQSVAENGGANNGNLERKFRSNKDKLQESSSLGGSAINVTRSSSKLKPVKERRATALPSEVPSIEVEEVQQDRDGQEDREEEEPAANAHAIDVLVGGKSKLKVNVNGIIDEGVADEDVATATATPSPTASTTPVPREGPVKFFIGHTQELSDRQTDDTLSWQSSDANNNNSSGGSGSSSPAAINGQLTNGVLPQDQKEPPRAKSSASLSLNYLAKSQSQNQLQIPPQPDNQRRRRVSTMPDINIPPAPPLPPELLVPGTPLHLRKKRSVERSQDLLQDASNSRDQIAKPVDGGETQKSNDSPTPKTHRVEGGLIYVRPNFPIQGDIEIEFIAKDEATRNLIRTAIERNDFLNNLMDKERKEMVINAMAPASYKKHSLIIHEHEEGSEIYVSAEGQYDVIRGGQLVANFGPATVFGELAILYNAPRQATIQAATDARVWKITRETFRAIMQISGSREREENLQFLRSAPFLQEFDQSLLLKVVDLLQRKFYETDSCIVREGEVGNEFYIIRCGTVTIKKRDEQQQEQIVAKRKRGDYFGEQALLNADVRQASVYADAPGTEVLMLDREAFISYLGTIKQLREKPSSQRSDTSGRSSNKSLEFDNEYSQVAISELKKIATLGCGAFGRVDLVALGQQALALKIIKKIEVVKQDQIEHVYNEKNVMIKCRHSPFIVQLYRTYRNDKYVYFLMEACMGGDVWTVMSKRQYFDEKTAKFIAGCVVEAFDYLHSHNFIYRDLKPENLMLGTDGYCKLVDFGFAKFVRHNEKTNTFAGTPEYVAPEIILDRGHDRAVDYWALGILVYELLVGKTPFRGVNQIKIYQQILSGIDVIHMPSRIPKSAQHLVRHLCKQLPAERLGYQRKGIADIKRHSWFESLDWQRLKLKQLPSPIKRPLKSWTDLQYFGPSGVENDYEPPEELSGWDKDF